Proteins from a genomic interval of Nostoc sp. TCL240-02:
- a CDS encoding HIT family protein, translating to MKQQKNKFSHLTAIERSYLSFPAQFLLNQNLLQGKILDFGCGFGNDVKILRQKGCDITGYDPYYFPEYPETKFDTIICFYVLNALFTEEQANVLMEVSHLLKPGGKAYYAVRRDLKKEGFREHYVHKKPTYQCIARLPFTSICLDEYREVYEYVHYNHQRNSSNYCIFCNPHKNLNLLTESATAYAMFDGYPISKGHILIIPKRHVSSYFELPMKEQSACWFMVNKVQEILKAEFEPDGFNIGMNINRAAGQNIMHASIHIIPRYKGDTVGAKSGIRNVIPKKQ from the coding sequence AGTTCAGCCATCTTACTGCGATCGAAAGAAGTTATCTATCATTTCCTGCACAGTTTTTATTGAATCAAAACCTTCTCCAAGGCAAAATACTAGACTTTGGTTGTGGCTTTGGTAATGATGTTAAAATATTACGCCAAAAAGGTTGTGATATTACAGGCTATGACCCTTATTACTTTCCAGAATATCCTGAGACTAAATTTGATACAATAATTTGCTTTTATGTTTTAAATGCTTTATTTACTGAAGAACAAGCTAATGTTCTTATGGAAGTATCACATTTATTAAAACCAGGAGGTAAAGCTTATTATGCCGTAAGAAGGGATCTCAAAAAAGAAGGGTTCCGAGAACATTATGTCCATAAAAAACCTACTTATCAGTGTATTGCCAGACTTCCCTTTACTTCAATTTGCTTAGATGAATATCGGGAAGTATATGAGTATGTTCACTATAATCATCAGCGAAATTCATCTAACTATTGTATATTCTGTAATCCTCATAAAAATCTCAATTTATTAACTGAATCAGCAACAGCTTATGCTATGTTTGATGGCTATCCTATAAGCAAAGGACACATCTTAATTATTCCCAAACGCCACGTTAGCAGTTATTTTGAACTACCGATGAAAGAGCAATCTGCTTGTTGGTTTATGGTGAATAAAGTACAAGAAATTCTCAAAGCAGAATTTGAACCTGATGGCTTTAATATAGGAATGAATATTAATCGAGCCGCCGGTCAAAATATTATGCACGCCAGTATTCATATCATCCCTCGATACAAAGGTGATACTGTTGGCGCTAAAAGTGGAATCAGGAACGTTATCCCTAAAAAGCAATAG